Proteins co-encoded in one Arthrobacter sp. ERGS1:01 genomic window:
- a CDS encoding AI-2E family transporter, with protein sequence MSETSGNIPAKPGDHSSGSKILIALAAAVIVLFGLGRISSIVGPVFLALILTICVYPLKQRLIARGTPAGLATVASILSVYAMVGALIAALWVSAVQFTRLLPQFAPQISAMRDSLRIFLHDDLGIGDDQVRAVVSSIDPRVLLNAAANLLGSAMNVGSGTIFLLLLVMFMSIDAVYFPTILAALKKKRAPMVEALAHFAALSRSFMVMTTVFGAIVALLNLILLLVLGVPGAGLWAMLAFVCGFIPFIGFWISLVPAAIMALLAGGLPSFIAVVAFYGVINSLIQSVIQPKFVAGSVNLNMTLTFLSVIFWSALLGPLGALLAVPLTLFARAILVDSHPQSAWLKPLLGDVSAAKALLKEQKAAAKAKKAP encoded by the coding sequence ATGAGCGAAACAAGCGGGAACATTCCTGCCAAACCCGGGGACCATTCCTCCGGCTCCAAGATCCTGATTGCCTTGGCCGCTGCCGTCATAGTCCTCTTCGGCTTGGGCCGCATTTCCTCCATTGTGGGGCCGGTATTTCTTGCCCTTATTTTGACCATTTGCGTTTATCCGCTCAAACAACGCCTGATAGCCCGCGGCACCCCCGCCGGATTGGCCACGGTGGCATCCATTTTGAGCGTCTACGCCATGGTCGGCGCCCTCATTGCGGCACTGTGGGTTTCCGCCGTGCAATTCACCAGGCTGCTGCCGCAGTTTGCCCCGCAAATCTCGGCGATGCGGGATAGTTTGCGTATTTTCCTCCATGACGACCTTGGCATCGGCGATGACCAGGTGCGCGCCGTCGTCTCCTCGATCGACCCGCGGGTGCTGCTCAACGCCGCCGCCAACCTGCTTGGCAGTGCCATGAACGTTGGTTCCGGCACGATCTTCCTGCTGTTGCTCGTGATGTTCATGAGCATCGACGCGGTCTACTTCCCGACCATCCTGGCGGCGTTGAAGAAGAAACGGGCCCCCATGGTGGAGGCGCTGGCACACTTTGCCGCCTTGTCACGCTCCTTCATGGTCATGACCACCGTCTTTGGCGCCATCGTGGCGTTGCTGAACCTGATCCTGCTGCTGGTGCTCGGGGTGCCGGGCGCCGGCCTGTGGGCCATGCTGGCGTTTGTGTGCGGCTTCATCCCGTTCATCGGTTTCTGGATCAGCCTGGTGCCGGCCGCCATCATGGCCCTGCTGGCCGGCGGGCTGCCGTCCTTCATTGCCGTCGTGGCGTTCTACGGCGTGATCAATTCACTGATCCAATCCGTCATCCAGCCCAAGTTCGTGGCCGGCTCGGTCAACTTGAACATGACGTTGACGTTCCTCTCGGTCATCTTCTGGTCGGCGTTGCTGGGGCCGCTGGGCGCGCTCTTGGCCGTGCCGCTGACCCTTTTTGCCCGGGCCATCCTGGTCGACTCCCACCCGCAGTCCGCGTGGCTGAAACCGCTCCTCGGGGATGTCTCCGCTGCCAAGGCACTGCTGAAGGAGCAAAAGGCGGCCGCGAAGGCAAAGAAGGCGCCCTAA
- a CDS encoding TetR/AcrR family transcriptional regulator: MTAPSVGVGVGVGVGTTEPRRQRLSPDARREQIFACAQTLFAARAYEDVSATDIAAAAGVARGLVNHYFGNKRALYLEVIKVNSTVSELAMATLPAGTPRERIDAAVTWFLDSLEQTGTSWLALASGGLDRDPDLERILIGAENDSIEMLIEACGLSGNAEHHEQIRALFRVYVQLARSGAREWLLRKTLTRPQVHALLASTLLVIVSDAIPAVTG, encoded by the coding sequence ATGACGGCGCCCAGTGTCGGCGTCGGCGTCGGCGTCGGCGTCGGCACCACGGAACCGCGCCGGCAGCGGCTGAGCCCGGACGCACGGCGGGAGCAAATCTTTGCCTGCGCCCAGACCCTGTTTGCGGCAAGGGCCTATGAGGATGTCTCGGCCACCGACATTGCGGCGGCGGCCGGCGTGGCGCGCGGGCTAGTCAACCACTACTTCGGCAACAAGCGCGCCCTCTACCTGGAGGTCATCAAGGTCAATTCGACGGTGTCGGAGCTGGCCATGGCCACCCTGCCCGCCGGCACGCCCCGGGAACGGATCGACGCGGCCGTCACCTGGTTCCTGGACTCGCTGGAGCAGACCGGTACCAGCTGGCTGGCGCTGGCATCCGGCGGCCTGGACCGGGACCCGGACCTGGAGAGGATCCTCATTGGCGCCGAAAACGACTCGATCGAGATGCTCATCGAGGCCTGCGGGCTGTCCGGGAACGCCGAACACCACGAACAAATCCGCGCCTTGTTCCGCGTCTATGTGCAGCTGGCCCGCAGCGGCGCCCGGGAGTGGCTGCTGCGCAAGACGCTCACCCGGCCCCAGGTTCACGCTTTGCTGGCCAGCACGCTCCTGGTCATCGTCAGCGACGCCATCCCGGCCGTCACCGGCTGA
- a CDS encoding acetyl-CoA C-acetyltransferase, with protein sequence MSSPAPTDAFVYDAIRTPRGRGRNGALHGTKPIDLVVGLINALRDRHPGLDEDLIDDLILGVVSPVGDQGAVIARTAVLAAGLPNTVGGMQLNRFCASGLEAVNTAAQKVRSGWDRLIIAGGVESMSRVPIGSDGGAWAMDPATNYDSYFVPQGIGADLIATTEGFSRADVDAYAVRSQQLAARAWAEGRFANSVIPVRDQNGLVVLDRDEHMRPGSTPESLAALKPSFAGMGEAGGFDAVALQKFHGTERINHVHTAANSSGIVDGAALVLVGSEEMGGRLGLAPRARIVATATSGADPTIMLTGPTPATHKLLKQAGLGVDDIDLFEINEAFAAVVLKYQKDLGIPEEKLNVNGGAIAMGHPLGATGAMILGATIDELERRNARRAVVTLCIGGGMGVATLIERF encoded by the coding sequence GTGAGCTCACCAGCACCCACCGACGCATTTGTCTATGACGCCATCAGGACCCCGCGGGGCCGGGGCAGGAACGGCGCTCTGCACGGCACCAAACCCATCGACCTGGTGGTGGGCCTGATCAACGCGCTGCGGGACCGCCACCCGGGGCTGGATGAGGACCTCATCGACGACCTCATCCTGGGCGTCGTGTCCCCCGTGGGTGACCAGGGCGCCGTGATTGCCCGCACCGCCGTCCTGGCCGCCGGACTGCCCAACACGGTGGGCGGCATGCAACTGAACAGGTTCTGCGCCTCCGGCCTGGAAGCCGTCAACACGGCGGCCCAAAAGGTGCGCTCCGGCTGGGACCGGCTCATCATCGCCGGCGGCGTGGAATCCATGTCCCGCGTGCCCATCGGCTCCGACGGCGGTGCCTGGGCCATGGACCCGGCCACCAACTACGACAGCTACTTCGTGCCGCAGGGCATTGGCGCGGACCTCATCGCCACCACCGAAGGCTTCAGCCGCGCGGACGTGGACGCCTACGCCGTGCGCTCGCAGCAACTCGCCGCCCGCGCCTGGGCGGAGGGCCGCTTCGCCAACTCCGTGATCCCCGTCCGGGACCAAAACGGCCTGGTGGTGCTGGACCGCGACGAACACATGCGCCCCGGGTCCACGCCGGAATCGCTCGCCGCGCTCAAGCCGTCCTTCGCCGGCATGGGGGAGGCCGGCGGATTCGACGCCGTCGCCCTGCAAAAGTTCCACGGCACGGAGCGCATCAACCACGTCCACACGGCCGCGAACTCGTCGGGGATCGTCGACGGCGCGGCCCTGGTCTTGGTGGGCAGCGAGGAGATGGGCGGGCGGCTGGGCCTGGCGCCGCGCGCCCGGATCGTGGCCACGGCCACCTCCGGCGCCGACCCCACCATCATGCTCACCGGCCCCACCCCGGCCACCCATAAACTGCTCAAGCAGGCCGGCCTGGGGGTGGACGACATCGACCTGTTCGAGATCAACGAGGCGTTTGCCGCCGTCGTCCTGAAGTACCAAAAGGACCTGGGGATCCCGGAGGAAAAACTGAACGTGAACGGCGGCGCCATTGCCATGGGCCATCCGCTGGGCGCCACGGGGGCCATGATCCTGGGCGCCACGATCGATGAGTTGGAACGCCGCAACGCCCGCCGGGCCGTCGTGACCTTGTGCATTGGCGGCGGCATGGGCGTGGCCACGTTGATTGAGAGGTTTTGA
- a CDS encoding 3-hydroxyacyl-CoA dehydrogenase NAD-binding domain-containing protein, whose protein sequence is MRNTIRWEQDADGVVILTIDDPEQSANTMNEAYAASMQAAVERLTAEKDSIAGVILTSAKRTFFAGGDLNDLVAAGPADAQKIFDLGTAIKTPLRALETLGRPVVAAINGAALGGGLEIALATHHRIAADTRGSVIGLPEVTLGLLPGGGGIVRTVRMLGVADALTKVLLEGRRYKPREALELGLVDEVVDTAELLLPAAKAWIAANPDAVQRFDVPGYRIPGGTPATPAFAAVLPSFPANLRKQLKGANYPAPRAILAAAVESTQVDIDTALSMESRYFVEVVTGQVSTNMTKAFFFDLAHINAGGSRPAGFEKFTAKKVAVLGAGMMGAGIAYVCARGGMDVVLKDVSLEAAEHGRAYSRTLTEKAVARGKSSQAQADELLARIVPTATAADVAGADLVIEAVFENVEVKQQAFAEIQDLVADGALLGSNTSSLPITRLAEGVKDQPNFIGLHFFSPVDKMPLLEIIAGKNTSDETLARAFDIAQQIRKTPIVVNDSRGFFTSRVIGTFMNEAIAMLGEGIHPASIEQAGAQAGYPAPPLQLADELNLRLMSKIQKETKAGLEADDGVQQYRHHAAYDIVDTMIGDFGRPGKLAGAGFYNYADGHRTGLWEGLLERWGGTAEIPFEDMKERMLFAESLETVRCLDEGVLRSVEDANIGSILGIGFPGWTGGVLQYINGYDGGLPGFVARSLELASRYGEHFLPPESLVAKARAGESY, encoded by the coding sequence ATGAGGAACACCATCCGCTGGGAGCAGGACGCCGACGGCGTCGTCATCTTGACCATTGACGATCCCGAGCAGTCCGCCAACACCATGAACGAGGCCTACGCCGCGTCCATGCAGGCGGCCGTGGAACGGCTCACGGCCGAGAAGGACTCCATCGCCGGCGTCATCCTCACCTCCGCCAAGCGGACGTTCTTTGCCGGCGGCGACCTCAACGACCTCGTGGCCGCGGGACCGGCGGACGCCCAGAAGATCTTCGACCTGGGCACCGCCATCAAGACCCCGTTGCGTGCCTTGGAGACCCTGGGCCGGCCTGTTGTGGCCGCCATCAACGGTGCCGCGCTGGGCGGCGGGCTGGAAATCGCGTTGGCCACCCACCACAGGATCGCCGCCGACACCCGCGGCTCGGTCATTGGCCTGCCCGAGGTGACGTTGGGCCTGCTGCCCGGCGGCGGCGGCATCGTCCGAACGGTGCGCATGCTGGGGGTGGCCGACGCCCTGACGAAGGTGCTGCTGGAGGGCCGCCGGTACAAGCCCCGGGAGGCACTCGAGCTGGGGCTCGTGGACGAGGTGGTGGACACCGCGGAGCTGCTGCTTCCGGCCGCAAAGGCGTGGATCGCGGCCAACCCGGACGCCGTCCAGCGCTTCGATGTGCCCGGCTACAGGATCCCCGGCGGTACCCCGGCCACGCCCGCCTTTGCTGCCGTCCTGCCGTCGTTCCCGGCCAATCTGCGAAAGCAGCTCAAGGGCGCCAACTACCCGGCCCCGCGCGCCATCCTGGCGGCCGCCGTCGAAAGCACCCAGGTGGACATCGATACCGCCTTGTCGATGGAGTCCCGCTACTTCGTGGAGGTCGTGACGGGCCAGGTCTCCACCAACATGACCAAGGCGTTCTTCTTCGACCTGGCCCACATCAACGCCGGAGGCAGCCGCCCGGCCGGCTTCGAAAAGTTCACGGCCAAAAAGGTCGCCGTGCTGGGCGCCGGCATGATGGGGGCCGGCATCGCGTACGTGTGCGCCCGCGGCGGCATGGACGTGGTGCTCAAGGACGTGTCATTGGAGGCCGCCGAACACGGTCGGGCGTACTCGCGGACCCTGACCGAGAAGGCCGTGGCCCGCGGCAAGTCCAGCCAGGCGCAGGCCGACGAACTGCTGGCGCGGATCGTCCCCACGGCGACGGCCGCCGATGTGGCCGGCGCCGACCTGGTGATCGAGGCCGTCTTTGAAAACGTCGAGGTCAAGCAGCAGGCGTTCGCCGAGATCCAGGACCTCGTGGCGGACGGCGCCCTACTCGGCTCCAACACGTCCTCGCTGCCCATCACCCGGCTGGCCGAGGGTGTGAAGGACCAGCCAAACTTCATCGGCCTGCACTTCTTCTCCCCGGTCGACAAGATGCCGCTGCTGGAGATCATCGCGGGGAAGAACACCTCCGACGAAACCCTGGCCCGCGCCTTCGACATCGCCCAGCAAATCCGCAAGACGCCCATCGTGGTCAACGATTCCCGCGGATTCTTCACGAGCCGGGTCATCGGCACGTTCATGAACGAGGCCATCGCCATGCTCGGTGAGGGCATCCACCCTGCGTCCATCGAGCAGGCCGGCGCGCAGGCCGGTTACCCGGCGCCGCCGCTCCAACTTGCGGACGAGCTGAACCTGAGGCTCATGTCCAAGATCCAGAAGGAGACGAAGGCGGGCCTGGAGGCCGACGACGGCGTCCAGCAGTACCGCCACCACGCCGCCTACGACATCGTGGACACCATGATCGGGGACTTCGGGCGCCCGGGAAAACTGGCCGGCGCCGGTTTCTACAACTATGCCGACGGCCACCGCACTGGCTTGTGGGAGGGCCTTCTCGAGCGTTGGGGCGGCACGGCCGAGATCCCGTTCGAAGACATGAAGGAACGCATGCTCTTCGCCGAGTCCCTGGAAACCGTCAGGTGCCTGGACGAGGGCGTGCTGCGCAGCGTCGAAGACGCCAACATCGGCTCCATCCTCGGCATCGGCTTCCCCGGCTGGACCGGCGGCGTCCTGCAGTACATCAACGGCTACGACGGCGGCCTGCCCGGTTTCGTAGCCCGTTCGCTGGAGCTGGCGAGCCGGTACGGCGAGCACTTCCTACCGCCGGAATCCCTCGTGGCCAAGGCACGTGCCGGGGAAAGCTACTGA
- a CDS encoding SHOCT domain-containing protein, which produces MNFLETFWSVIIFCLFLSYLILLFQIVGDIFRDSTLSGGYKALWVFFLLVAPVITALVYIIVRGNGMTERNIRAVSNAQKEAEEYVRSVAGTPSPADQIAAAKSLLDAGTINDAEFQQLKAKALA; this is translated from the coding sequence GTGAACTTCTTGGAAACCTTTTGGTCCGTCATCATCTTCTGCCTTTTCCTGTCATATTTAATTCTGCTGTTCCAAATTGTGGGGGACATCTTCCGGGACTCCACCCTGTCCGGCGGATATAAGGCGCTGTGGGTCTTTTTCCTGCTGGTGGCGCCCGTCATCACGGCCCTCGTCTACATCATCGTGCGTGGCAATGGCATGACCGAACGCAACATCCGGGCCGTGAGCAACGCCCAGAAGGAAGCCGAGGAGTACGTGCGCAGCGTGGCCGGCACGCCCAGCCCGGCGGACCAGATCGCCGCCGCCAAGTCACTGCTGGACGCCGGCACCATCAACGATGCCGAGTTCCAGCAGCTGAAGGCCAAGGCCCTGGCCTAA
- the cls gene encoding cardiolipin synthase has protein sequence MSTWLGNADHLAWLLLALHVVMGAVAVAFISARRRPATAIAWMLTIIFIPYIGLVAFLLVGFNRLPKARRDKQRHVNDLIVERTEGLGQLSHRDDWPRGLSTLATLNTNLGALPMVGGNGVELLPDYHGSIAAMAAEIDTARRYVHVEFYILVHDTATQPFFDALERACRRGVTVRVLSDHLAALMNPGRKETLARLASMGAEYHAMLPLRPWQGHWQRIDLRNHRKLLVVDGRTGFTGSQNLVHESYNKKKNIARGLRWHELMMRLEGPAVRELDAVFVTDWFSETDVLLELDTSPVVLDPAPHLVDAQVVPSGPSFENDNNLKLFVAMIHQATERVSITSPYFVPEDSVLLAIITAAGRGLDVELFVSEIGDQAMVYHAQRSYYEALLRAGVRIYLYKAPEVLHSKHFSIDSDVAVVGSSNMDVRSFSLNMEVSVLIHSAPFVAGLREVEDGYRANSRELELADWVKRPVWEKFWDSAARLTSNLQ, from the coding sequence ATCAGCACCTGGTTGGGTAACGCCGACCACCTCGCCTGGCTCCTGCTGGCCCTGCACGTGGTGATGGGCGCCGTCGCGGTGGCCTTCATCTCCGCCCGACGACGGCCCGCCACCGCCATCGCCTGGATGCTCACCATCATCTTCATCCCGTACATCGGCCTCGTGGCGTTCCTGCTGGTGGGGTTCAACCGGCTGCCCAAGGCCCGGCGGGACAAACAAAGACACGTCAATGACTTGATCGTTGAACGCACCGAGGGACTGGGCCAGCTCAGCCACCGGGACGACTGGCCGCGCGGGCTGTCCACCCTGGCCACCCTGAACACCAACCTGGGTGCGCTGCCCATGGTGGGTGGCAACGGCGTCGAACTTTTGCCGGACTACCACGGTTCCATCGCCGCCATGGCTGCCGAGATCGACACGGCCCGGCGCTACGTGCACGTGGAGTTTTACATCCTGGTCCACGACACCGCCACACAGCCGTTCTTCGACGCGCTGGAGCGGGCCTGCCGGCGCGGGGTGACGGTGCGCGTGCTCAGCGACCACCTGGCCGCGCTTATGAACCCCGGACGCAAGGAAACACTGGCTCGCCTGGCCTCCATGGGCGCCGAGTACCACGCCATGTTGCCGCTGCGGCCGTGGCAGGGGCATTGGCAGCGCATCGACCTGCGCAACCACCGCAAGCTCCTGGTGGTGGACGGCAGGACGGGCTTCACCGGCTCACAGAACCTGGTGCACGAGAGCTACAACAAGAAAAAGAACATCGCCCGCGGCCTGCGCTGGCACGAACTCATGATGCGCCTGGAGGGTCCCGCCGTCCGCGAGCTCGACGCCGTTTTCGTCACCGACTGGTTCAGCGAGACCGACGTGCTGCTCGAGTTGGACACCTCTCCCGTGGTCCTGGACCCGGCGCCGCACCTGGTGGACGCGCAGGTGGTGCCCAGCGGGCCCAGCTTTGAAAACGACAACAACTTGAAACTGTTTGTCGCCATGATCCACCAGGCCACGGAACGCGTCAGCATCACCAGCCCCTACTTTGTGCCGGAAGATTCGGTGCTGCTGGCCATCATCACTGCAGCCGGGCGCGGGCTCGACGTGGAGCTGTTTGTCTCCGAGATCGGCGACCAGGCCATGGTCTACCACGCGCAGCGCTCCTACTATGAGGCGCTGCTGCGTGCAGGCGTGCGGATCTATCTGTACAAGGCGCCGGAGGTCCTGCACTCCAAGCATTTCAGCATCGACTCGGACGTCGCAGTGGTGGGCTCGTCCAACATGGATGTGCGTTCGTTCTCGCTGAACATGGAGGTCTCGGTGCTGATCCACAGCGCCCCCTTCGTGGCGGGGTTGCGCGAGGTGGAGGACGGTTACCGGGCCAACAGCCGTGAATTGGAGCTGGCGGACTGGGTCAAGCGGCCCGTGTGGGAAAAGTTCTGGGACAGCGCCGCGCGCCTGACCTCCAACCTCCAGTAG
- a CDS encoding enoyl-CoA hydratase-related protein produces MSTPDYTAITYAVVDGIATVSLNRPEARNGYTFTMADEAEHALKAADADPGVRAVVLTGVGRDFSVGADLSGGSFDLLGAWDGDGDWQEPAGRCSKTIYGMDKPVIAALRGVAVGGGLTITLSCDFRLASTDSRFSLPFSRRGIFPEGASVWYLPRLVGMTRAADWMLTGRLFDAAEALESGLVTSVHEPGDVLEAAYALARDIIANTSAVSTAVIKQMLNRLSGLDSPFPVHAVDSRLIAGLGTNDDAVEGVASFLAKRPPHFPLTLPADIPQWLPWVAGDTGR; encoded by the coding sequence GTGAGCACGCCCGACTACACGGCCATCACCTACGCGGTCGTCGACGGCATCGCCACGGTCTCCCTCAACCGGCCCGAGGCCCGCAACGGTTACACGTTCACGATGGCCGACGAGGCGGAGCACGCCTTGAAGGCGGCCGACGCCGACCCCGGGGTGCGCGCGGTGGTGCTGACCGGCGTCGGCCGTGACTTCTCCGTGGGTGCCGACCTCAGCGGCGGCAGCTTTGACCTGCTGGGCGCCTGGGACGGGGACGGCGACTGGCAGGAGCCGGCCGGGCGCTGCTCCAAGACCATCTACGGCATGGACAAACCCGTCATTGCCGCGCTGCGCGGGGTGGCCGTGGGCGGCGGGCTGACCATTACGCTGTCCTGCGACTTCCGCCTGGCCTCCACCGATTCGCGTTTCTCGCTCCCGTTCAGCCGCCGCGGGATCTTCCCCGAGGGCGCCTCGGTGTGGTACCTGCCGCGCCTGGTGGGGATGACCCGGGCGGCCGACTGGATGCTCACCGGGCGGCTCTTCGACGCGGCCGAGGCCCTGGAATCCGGGCTCGTCACCTCCGTCCATGAACCCGGGGACGTGCTGGAGGCCGCGTACGCCCTGGCCCGGGACATCATCGCCAACACCTCCGCCGTCTCCACCGCCGTCATCAAGCAGATGCTCAACCGGCTCAGCGGGCTCGACTCCCCTTTTCCCGTGCACGCCGTCGACTCCCGGCTGATCGCCGGGCTGGGGACGAACGACGACGCCGTGGAGGGCGTGGCGTCCTTCCTGGCGAAACGGCCGCCGCACTTCCCGCTGACGCTACCGGCGGACATCCCGCAATGGCTGCCCTGGGTGGCCGGGGACACCGGGCGATGA
- a CDS encoding SDR family oxidoreductase: MNAALSETPLPGLAGKTIVMSGGSRGIGLAIALRAAVDGANIVLIAKTDTPNPRLEGTIHTAAAAIEDAGGRALPVVGDIRDDVTIARAVEAAVGTFGGIDVVLNNASVLALEGTLDLSPKRFDLMADVNVRGTFMLSRAALPHLVKAANPHILTLSPPLNLAPHWLGAHPGYTLAKYGMTLCALGFAAEFAAQGVASNTLWPRTTIATAAVANVLGGEAMMRRSRKPAIMADAAHAILTTGSREMSGQCLIDEELLRARGITDFEGYAVDPTAGLMPDLFLDG; this comes from the coding sequence ATGAACGCAGCGTTGTCCGAAACGCCACTACCCGGCCTGGCCGGCAAAACCATCGTCATGTCCGGCGGTTCACGCGGGATCGGCCTGGCCATTGCGCTGCGGGCGGCCGTCGACGGCGCCAACATTGTGCTCATCGCCAAAACCGACACCCCGAACCCCCGCCTGGAGGGCACCATCCACACGGCCGCCGCGGCCATCGAGGACGCCGGCGGGCGGGCTCTGCCCGTGGTGGGCGACATCCGTGACGACGTCACCATCGCCCGCGCCGTGGAAGCGGCCGTGGGCACCTTTGGCGGGATCGACGTCGTCCTCAACAACGCAAGCGTCCTCGCCCTGGAGGGGACGCTTGACCTCAGCCCCAAACGCTTTGACCTCATGGCGGACGTCAATGTCCGCGGCACGTTCATGCTGAGCCGGGCCGCGCTTCCGCACCTGGTCAAGGCGGCCAACCCGCACATTCTCACGCTGAGCCCGCCGCTGAACCTTGCGCCCCACTGGCTCGGCGCCCACCCGGGCTACACGCTGGCCAAATACGGCATGACGCTGTGCGCCCTTGGATTCGCCGCCGAGTTTGCCGCACAGGGCGTGGCCTCCAACACCCTGTGGCCGCGGACCACCATCGCCACCGCCGCCGTCGCCAACGTCCTGGGCGGGGAGGCCATGATGCGCCGCTCACGCAAGCCCGCCATTATGGCCGACGCCGCCCACGCGATCCTCACCACCGGCAGCCGGGAGATGAGCGGGCAGTGCCTCATTGACGAGGAACTGCTGCGCGCCCGCGGCATCACGGATTTCGAAGGCTATGCCGTGGACCCGACGGCAGGGCTGATGCCGGACCTGTTCCTGGATGGCTGA